A single region of the Malaclemys terrapin pileata isolate rMalTer1 chromosome 4, rMalTer1.hap1, whole genome shotgun sequence genome encodes:
- the RAG2 gene encoding V(D)J recombination-activating protein 2 isoform X2 has product MSTEDTDSTMTQSPDIMSLQMISAINNSSLIQPGFSLLNFDGQVFFFGQKGWPKRSCPTGVFLLDLKKNELKLKPAFFSKDSCYLPPLRYPAVCPLRGRTESEKCHYVIHGGKTPNNELSDKIYVMGIVCKPGKKITFKCTEKELVGDVPEARYGHTINVVHSRGKSMSVIFGGRSYIPLGQRTTEKWNSVVDCMPQVFLVDFEFGCCTSYILPELQDGLSFHVSIARNDTIYILGGHSLENNIRPPNLYRLKIDLPLGSPAVSCTILPGGISVSSPLVTQTGDKEFVMVGGYQCDNQKRMFCNTITLEDNNIEIEERETPDWTPDIKHCKIWFGSDMGNGAILLGIPGDNRQLISDANYFYILRCGGTREDDEEAAQTCSQTSTEDPGDSTPFEDSEEFCFSAEANCFDDDDIDTYNEDDEEDESETGYWITCSANCDIDINTWVPFYSTELNKPAMIYCSNGDGHWVHAQCMDLSEGMLIRLSEANVKYFCNEHVDLARGLQTPKKVLPVKKQPMKPLRRKTSMKLATPVKKSFLRRLFE; this is encoded by the coding sequence atactgATAGTACCATGACGCAATCACCAGACATAATGTCCCTGCAGATGATATCCGCTATTAATAATTCATCCTTGATTCAGCCAGGCTTTTCTCTGCTGAATTTTGATGGGCAGGTGTTTTTTTTTGGACAGAAAGGCTGGCCAAAGAGATCTTGCCCCACTGGAGTTTTTCTccttgacttaaaaaaaaatgaactcaAATTGAAGCCTGCATTTTTCTCTAAGGATTCCTGCTATCTTCCCCCTCTCCGTTACCCTGCTGTCTGCCCTCTCAGGGGCAGAACAGAGTCTGAGAAATGCCATTATGTCATCCATGGTGGGAAAACACCAAACAATGAACTATCTGATAAGATTTATGTTATGGGTATAGTATGCAAACCTGGCAAGAAAATCACCTTTAAATGCACGGAGAAAGAGTTAGTTGGGGATGTTCCTGAAGCCAGATATGGCCATACCATTAATGTAGTTCATAGCCGAGGTAAAAGCATGAGTGTTATATTTGGGGGAAGGTCATATATCCCTCTTGGACAAAGAACCACAGAAAAATGGAATAGTGTAGTAGACTGTATGCCCCAGGTGTTTTTGGTTGATTTTGAGTTTGGATGCTGTACCTCATACATCCTTCCAGAGCTTCAGGATGGACTTTCTTTCCATGTCTCCATTGCCAGAAATGATACCATCTACATCCTAGGGGGTCATTCTCTTGAAAATAACATCAGACCCCCCAACCTATACAGGCTAAAAATTGACCTGCCACTAGGCAGCCCAGCTGTGAGCTGCACCATCTTGCCTGGGGGGATCTCTGTCTCCAGTCCTCTTGTGACTCAGACTGGCGATAAAGAGTTTGTCATGGTTGGGGGCTACCAGTGTGACAACCAGAAGAGGATGTTTTGTAATACAATCACTTTAGAAGATAACAACATAGAGATTGAGGAAAGGGAGACCCCAGACTGGACACCAGATATTAAACACTGCAAGATATGGTTTGGTAGTGATATGGGTAATGGGGCCATATTGCTTGGTATACCAGGGGACAACAGGCAACTAATTTCAGATGCAAACTACTTTTACATTTTGAGATGTGGAGGAACAAGAGAAGATGACGAGGAGGCGGCACAAACTTGCAGTCAGACATCTACAGAAGACCCAGGGGACTCCACTCCATTTGAAGATTCAGAGGAGTTCTGTTTTAGTGCCGAAGCCAATTGTTTTGACGATGATGATATTGACACTTATAACGAAGATGATGAAGAAGATGAATCAGAAACAGGCTACTGGATCACCTGCTCTGCCAACTGTGACATTGACATCAACACTTGGGTCCCTTTCTATTCGACTGAACTGAACAAGCCAGCTATGATCTACTGTTCCAATGGAGATGGCCATTGGGTCCATGCTCAGTGTATGGATCTGTCTGAGGGCATGCTCATACGTCTTTCAGAGGCAAATGTCAAGTACTTCTGCAATGAGCATGTTGATCTTGCTAGAGGGCTGCAAACACCGAAGAAGGTTCTGCCTGTGAAAAAACAACCCATGAAACCACTGCGCAGAAAAACATCCATGAAGTTAGCAACTCCagtaaaaaaatcttttcttcgGAGGTTATTTGAGTAG
- the RAG2 gene encoding V(D)J recombination-activating protein 2 isoform X1 translates to MGLICSKGDLDTDSTMTQSPDIMSLQMISAINNSSLIQPGFSLLNFDGQVFFFGQKGWPKRSCPTGVFLLDLKKNELKLKPAFFSKDSCYLPPLRYPAVCPLRGRTESEKCHYVIHGGKTPNNELSDKIYVMGIVCKPGKKITFKCTEKELVGDVPEARYGHTINVVHSRGKSMSVIFGGRSYIPLGQRTTEKWNSVVDCMPQVFLVDFEFGCCTSYILPELQDGLSFHVSIARNDTIYILGGHSLENNIRPPNLYRLKIDLPLGSPAVSCTILPGGISVSSPLVTQTGDKEFVMVGGYQCDNQKRMFCNTITLEDNNIEIEERETPDWTPDIKHCKIWFGSDMGNGAILLGIPGDNRQLISDANYFYILRCGGTREDDEEAAQTCSQTSTEDPGDSTPFEDSEEFCFSAEANCFDDDDIDTYNEDDEEDESETGYWITCSANCDIDINTWVPFYSTELNKPAMIYCSNGDGHWVHAQCMDLSEGMLIRLSEANVKYFCNEHVDLARGLQTPKKVLPVKKQPMKPLRRKTSMKLATPVKKSFLRRLFE, encoded by the coding sequence atactgATAGTACCATGACGCAATCACCAGACATAATGTCCCTGCAGATGATATCCGCTATTAATAATTCATCCTTGATTCAGCCAGGCTTTTCTCTGCTGAATTTTGATGGGCAGGTGTTTTTTTTTGGACAGAAAGGCTGGCCAAAGAGATCTTGCCCCACTGGAGTTTTTCTccttgacttaaaaaaaaatgaactcaAATTGAAGCCTGCATTTTTCTCTAAGGATTCCTGCTATCTTCCCCCTCTCCGTTACCCTGCTGTCTGCCCTCTCAGGGGCAGAACAGAGTCTGAGAAATGCCATTATGTCATCCATGGTGGGAAAACACCAAACAATGAACTATCTGATAAGATTTATGTTATGGGTATAGTATGCAAACCTGGCAAGAAAATCACCTTTAAATGCACGGAGAAAGAGTTAGTTGGGGATGTTCCTGAAGCCAGATATGGCCATACCATTAATGTAGTTCATAGCCGAGGTAAAAGCATGAGTGTTATATTTGGGGGAAGGTCATATATCCCTCTTGGACAAAGAACCACAGAAAAATGGAATAGTGTAGTAGACTGTATGCCCCAGGTGTTTTTGGTTGATTTTGAGTTTGGATGCTGTACCTCATACATCCTTCCAGAGCTTCAGGATGGACTTTCTTTCCATGTCTCCATTGCCAGAAATGATACCATCTACATCCTAGGGGGTCATTCTCTTGAAAATAACATCAGACCCCCCAACCTATACAGGCTAAAAATTGACCTGCCACTAGGCAGCCCAGCTGTGAGCTGCACCATCTTGCCTGGGGGGATCTCTGTCTCCAGTCCTCTTGTGACTCAGACTGGCGATAAAGAGTTTGTCATGGTTGGGGGCTACCAGTGTGACAACCAGAAGAGGATGTTTTGTAATACAATCACTTTAGAAGATAACAACATAGAGATTGAGGAAAGGGAGACCCCAGACTGGACACCAGATATTAAACACTGCAAGATATGGTTTGGTAGTGATATGGGTAATGGGGCCATATTGCTTGGTATACCAGGGGACAACAGGCAACTAATTTCAGATGCAAACTACTTTTACATTTTGAGATGTGGAGGAACAAGAGAAGATGACGAGGAGGCGGCACAAACTTGCAGTCAGACATCTACAGAAGACCCAGGGGACTCCACTCCATTTGAAGATTCAGAGGAGTTCTGTTTTAGTGCCGAAGCCAATTGTTTTGACGATGATGATATTGACACTTATAACGAAGATGATGAAGAAGATGAATCAGAAACAGGCTACTGGATCACCTGCTCTGCCAACTGTGACATTGACATCAACACTTGGGTCCCTTTCTATTCGACTGAACTGAACAAGCCAGCTATGATCTACTGTTCCAATGGAGATGGCCATTGGGTCCATGCTCAGTGTATGGATCTGTCTGAGGGCATGCTCATACGTCTTTCAGAGGCAAATGTCAAGTACTTCTGCAATGAGCATGTTGATCTTGCTAGAGGGCTGCAAACACCGAAGAAGGTTCTGCCTGTGAAAAAACAACCCATGAAACCACTGCGCAGAAAAACATCCATGAAGTTAGCAACTCCagtaaaaaaatcttttcttcgGAGGTTATTTGAGTAG
- the RAG2 gene encoding V(D)J recombination-activating protein 2 isoform X3: MTQSPDIMSLQMISAINNSSLIQPGFSLLNFDGQVFFFGQKGWPKRSCPTGVFLLDLKKNELKLKPAFFSKDSCYLPPLRYPAVCPLRGRTESEKCHYVIHGGKTPNNELSDKIYVMGIVCKPGKKITFKCTEKELVGDVPEARYGHTINVVHSRGKSMSVIFGGRSYIPLGQRTTEKWNSVVDCMPQVFLVDFEFGCCTSYILPELQDGLSFHVSIARNDTIYILGGHSLENNIRPPNLYRLKIDLPLGSPAVSCTILPGGISVSSPLVTQTGDKEFVMVGGYQCDNQKRMFCNTITLEDNNIEIEERETPDWTPDIKHCKIWFGSDMGNGAILLGIPGDNRQLISDANYFYILRCGGTREDDEEAAQTCSQTSTEDPGDSTPFEDSEEFCFSAEANCFDDDDIDTYNEDDEEDESETGYWITCSANCDIDINTWVPFYSTELNKPAMIYCSNGDGHWVHAQCMDLSEGMLIRLSEANVKYFCNEHVDLARGLQTPKKVLPVKKQPMKPLRRKTSMKLATPVKKSFLRRLFE; this comes from the coding sequence ATGACGCAATCACCAGACATAATGTCCCTGCAGATGATATCCGCTATTAATAATTCATCCTTGATTCAGCCAGGCTTTTCTCTGCTGAATTTTGATGGGCAGGTGTTTTTTTTTGGACAGAAAGGCTGGCCAAAGAGATCTTGCCCCACTGGAGTTTTTCTccttgacttaaaaaaaaatgaactcaAATTGAAGCCTGCATTTTTCTCTAAGGATTCCTGCTATCTTCCCCCTCTCCGTTACCCTGCTGTCTGCCCTCTCAGGGGCAGAACAGAGTCTGAGAAATGCCATTATGTCATCCATGGTGGGAAAACACCAAACAATGAACTATCTGATAAGATTTATGTTATGGGTATAGTATGCAAACCTGGCAAGAAAATCACCTTTAAATGCACGGAGAAAGAGTTAGTTGGGGATGTTCCTGAAGCCAGATATGGCCATACCATTAATGTAGTTCATAGCCGAGGTAAAAGCATGAGTGTTATATTTGGGGGAAGGTCATATATCCCTCTTGGACAAAGAACCACAGAAAAATGGAATAGTGTAGTAGACTGTATGCCCCAGGTGTTTTTGGTTGATTTTGAGTTTGGATGCTGTACCTCATACATCCTTCCAGAGCTTCAGGATGGACTTTCTTTCCATGTCTCCATTGCCAGAAATGATACCATCTACATCCTAGGGGGTCATTCTCTTGAAAATAACATCAGACCCCCCAACCTATACAGGCTAAAAATTGACCTGCCACTAGGCAGCCCAGCTGTGAGCTGCACCATCTTGCCTGGGGGGATCTCTGTCTCCAGTCCTCTTGTGACTCAGACTGGCGATAAAGAGTTTGTCATGGTTGGGGGCTACCAGTGTGACAACCAGAAGAGGATGTTTTGTAATACAATCACTTTAGAAGATAACAACATAGAGATTGAGGAAAGGGAGACCCCAGACTGGACACCAGATATTAAACACTGCAAGATATGGTTTGGTAGTGATATGGGTAATGGGGCCATATTGCTTGGTATACCAGGGGACAACAGGCAACTAATTTCAGATGCAAACTACTTTTACATTTTGAGATGTGGAGGAACAAGAGAAGATGACGAGGAGGCGGCACAAACTTGCAGTCAGACATCTACAGAAGACCCAGGGGACTCCACTCCATTTGAAGATTCAGAGGAGTTCTGTTTTAGTGCCGAAGCCAATTGTTTTGACGATGATGATATTGACACTTATAACGAAGATGATGAAGAAGATGAATCAGAAACAGGCTACTGGATCACCTGCTCTGCCAACTGTGACATTGACATCAACACTTGGGTCCCTTTCTATTCGACTGAACTGAACAAGCCAGCTATGATCTACTGTTCCAATGGAGATGGCCATTGGGTCCATGCTCAGTGTATGGATCTGTCTGAGGGCATGCTCATACGTCTTTCAGAGGCAAATGTCAAGTACTTCTGCAATGAGCATGTTGATCTTGCTAGAGGGCTGCAAACACCGAAGAAGGTTCTGCCTGTGAAAAAACAACCCATGAAACCACTGCGCAGAAAAACATCCATGAAGTTAGCAACTCCagtaaaaaaatcttttcttcgGAGGTTATTTGAGTAG